Proteins from a single region of Strix uralensis isolate ZFMK-TIS-50842 chromosome 12, bStrUra1, whole genome shotgun sequence:
- the ZNF319 gene encoding zinc finger protein 319 isoform X1 yields MSESWQQQQQQPQQPPPPQQHHAGAATLPEHSIPPSTADNPLGCAVYGILLQPDPGLQHHQHAPIQAGEPSHKCGVCGHDLTHLSNPHEHQCLPGHDRSFQCTQCLKIFHQATDLLEHQCIQVEQKPFVCGVCKMGFSLLTSLAQHHNVHNGNAMKCSICEKTYKPPEAEHSQPLDPSEKPYSCSICQKTFKHLSELSRHERIHTGEKPYKCTLCDKSFSQSSHLVHHKRTHSSERPYKCTVCEKTFKHRSHLVRHMYAHSGEHLFKCNVCELHFKESSELLQHPCTPSGERPFRCGECQKAFKRPSDLRQHERTHSEERPFKCDLCQMSFKQQYALMRHRRTHKAEEPFKCNLCEKGFVQPSHLVYHQHVHGIENLFKCNVCQKGFNQSSELLRHKCVQNAERPFKCAVCNKSYKRASALQKHQLAHCAEKPLKCTLCERRFFSSSEFVQHRCDPAREKPLKCPDCEKRFKYASDLQRHRRVHTGEKPYKCPSCEKAFKQREHLNKHHSVHAREQQYKCMWCGERFLDLGLLQEHSVQHTAEGAYQVAACLP; encoded by the coding sequence atgTCAGAAagctggcagcagcaacagcagcaaccaCAGCAGCCGCCGCCACCGCAGCAGCACCACGCTGGGGCAGCCACCCTCCCAGAGCACTCCATCCCGCCCAGCACCGCTGACAACCCCTTAGGCTGTGCCGTCTACGGCATTCTACTCCAGCCAGACCCTGGTCTGCAGCACCACCAGCACGCCCCCATCCAGGCTGGGGAGCCGTCCCACAAATGTGGGGTGTGTGGTCACGACCTCACGCACCTCTCCAACCCCCATGAGCACCAGTGCTTGCCAGGCCATGACCGCTCTTTCCAGTGTACCCAGTGCCTGAAGATCTTCCACCAGGCCACCGACCTCCTCGAGCACCAGTGCATCCAGGTGGAGCAGAAGCCCTTTGTGTGCGGTGTCTGCAAGATGGGCTTCTCCCTCCTGACCTCGCTGGCGCAGCACCACAACGTCCACAATGGCAACGCCATGAAGTGCTCTATCTGTGAGAAGACCTACAAGCCTCCCGAGGCAGAGCATTCGCAGCCTCTCGACCCCTCGGAGAAGCCCTACAGCTGCTCCATCTGTCAGAAAACCTTCAAGCACCTCTCGGAGCTGTCCCGGCACGAGCGCATCCACACGGGTGAGAAGCCGTACAAGTGCACGCTGTGCGACAAGAGCTTCAGCCAGTCGTCCCACCTGGTGCACCACAAACGGACGCACAGCTCGGAGCGGCCCTACAAGTGCACGGTGTGCGAGAAGACCTTCAAGCACCGATCCCACCTGGTGCGCCACATGTACGCGCACTCGGGAGAGCACCTCTTCAAGTGCAACGTCTGCGAGCTGCACTTCAAGGAGTCGTcggagctgctgcagcaccccTGCACGCCCAGCGGGGAGCGGCCCTTCCGCTGTGGCGAGTGCCAGAAGGCCTTCAAACGCCCCTCGGACCTGCGGCAGCACGAGCGCACGCACAGCGAGGAGCGGCCCTTCAAGTGCGACCTCTGCCAGATGAGCTTCAAGCAGCAGTACGCGCTCATGCGCCATCGCCGCACGCACAAGGCCGAGGAGCCCTTCAAGTGCAACCTGTGCGAGAAGGGCTTCGTGCAGCCCTCACACCTGGTGTACCACCAGCACGTGCACGGCATAGAAAACCTCTTCAAGTGCAACGTGTGCCAGAAAGGCTTCAACCAGTCCTCAGAGCTGCTGCGGCACAAGTGCGTGCAGAACGCGGAGCGGCCCTTCAAGTGCGCGGTGTGCAACAAGTCCTACAAGCGGGCCTCGGCTCTGCAGAAGCACCAGCTGGCCCACTGCGCCGAGAAGCCGCTCAAGTGCACGCTCTGCGAGAGACGTTTTTTCTCCTCCTCCGAGTTCGTGCAGCACCGCTGCGACCCGGCCCGCGAGAAGCCCCTCAAGTGCCCCGACTGTGAAAAGCGGTTCAAGTACGCCTCGGACCTGCAGCGCCACCGGCGCGTGCACACGGgcgagaagccctacaagtgcccCTCCTGCGAGAAGGCCTTCAAGCAGCGCGAGCACCTCAACAAGCACCACAGCGTGCACGCCCGGGAGCAGCAGTACAAGTGCATGTGGTGCGGGGAGCGGTTCCTGGACTTGGGCCTGCTGCAGGAGCACAGTGTCCAGCACACGGCCGAGGGCGCCTACCAGGTGGCTGCCTGCTTGCCGtga
- the ZNF319 gene encoding zinc finger protein 319 isoform X2 — MSESWQQQQQQPQQPPPPQQHHAGAATLPEHSIPPSTADNPLGCAVYGILLQPDPGLQHHQHAPIQAGEPSHKCGVCGHDLTHLSNPHEHQCLPGHDRSFQCTQCLKIFHQATDLLEHQCIQVEQKPFVCGVCKMGFSLLTSLAQHHNVHNGNAMKCSICEKTYKPPEAEHSQPLDPSEKPYSCSICQKTFKHLSELSRHERIHTGEKPYKCTLCDKSFSQSSHLVHHKRTHSSERPYKCTVCEKTFKHRSHLVRHMYAHSGEHLFKCNVCELHFKESSELLQHPCTPSGERPFRCGECQKAFKRPSDLRQHERTHSEERPFKCDLCQMSFKQQYALMRHRRTHKAEEPFKCNLCEKGFVQPSHLVYHQHVHGIENLFKCNVCQKGFNQSSELLRHKCVQNAERPFKCAVCNKSYKRASALQKHQLAHCAEKPLKCTLCERRFFSSSEFVQHRCDPAREKPLKCPDCEKRFKYASDLQRHRRVHTGEKPYKCPSCEKAFKQREHLNKHHSVHAREQQYKCMWCGERFLDLGLLQEHSVQHTAEGAYQADVGSR, encoded by the exons atgTCAGAAagctggcagcagcaacagcagcaaccaCAGCAGCCGCCGCCACCGCAGCAGCACCACGCTGGGGCAGCCACCCTCCCAGAGCACTCCATCCCGCCCAGCACCGCTGACAACCCCTTAGGCTGTGCCGTCTACGGCATTCTACTCCAGCCAGACCCTGGTCTGCAGCACCACCAGCACGCCCCCATCCAGGCTGGGGAGCCGTCCCACAAATGTGGGGTGTGTGGTCACGACCTCACGCACCTCTCCAACCCCCATGAGCACCAGTGCTTGCCAGGCCATGACCGCTCTTTCCAGTGTACCCAGTGCCTGAAGATCTTCCACCAGGCCACCGACCTCCTCGAGCACCAGTGCATCCAGGTGGAGCAGAAGCCCTTTGTGTGCGGTGTCTGCAAGATGGGCTTCTCCCTCCTGACCTCGCTGGCGCAGCACCACAACGTCCACAATGGCAACGCCATGAAGTGCTCTATCTGTGAGAAGACCTACAAGCCTCCCGAGGCAGAGCATTCGCAGCCTCTCGACCCCTCGGAGAAGCCCTACAGCTGCTCCATCTGTCAGAAAACCTTCAAGCACCTCTCGGAGCTGTCCCGGCACGAGCGCATCCACACGGGTGAGAAGCCGTACAAGTGCACGCTGTGCGACAAGAGCTTCAGCCAGTCGTCCCACCTGGTGCACCACAAACGGACGCACAGCTCGGAGCGGCCCTACAAGTGCACGGTGTGCGAGAAGACCTTCAAGCACCGATCCCACCTGGTGCGCCACATGTACGCGCACTCGGGAGAGCACCTCTTCAAGTGCAACGTCTGCGAGCTGCACTTCAAGGAGTCGTcggagctgctgcagcaccccTGCACGCCCAGCGGGGAGCGGCCCTTCCGCTGTGGCGAGTGCCAGAAGGCCTTCAAACGCCCCTCGGACCTGCGGCAGCACGAGCGCACGCACAGCGAGGAGCGGCCCTTCAAGTGCGACCTCTGCCAGATGAGCTTCAAGCAGCAGTACGCGCTCATGCGCCATCGCCGCACGCACAAGGCCGAGGAGCCCTTCAAGTGCAACCTGTGCGAGAAGGGCTTCGTGCAGCCCTCACACCTGGTGTACCACCAGCACGTGCACGGCATAGAAAACCTCTTCAAGTGCAACGTGTGCCAGAAAGGCTTCAACCAGTCCTCAGAGCTGCTGCGGCACAAGTGCGTGCAGAACGCGGAGCGGCCCTTCAAGTGCGCGGTGTGCAACAAGTCCTACAAGCGGGCCTCGGCTCTGCAGAAGCACCAGCTGGCCCACTGCGCCGAGAAGCCGCTCAAGTGCACGCTCTGCGAGAGACGTTTTTTCTCCTCCTCCGAGTTCGTGCAGCACCGCTGCGACCCGGCCCGCGAGAAGCCCCTCAAGTGCCCCGACTGTGAAAAGCGGTTCAAGTACGCCTCGGACCTGCAGCGCCACCGGCGCGTGCACACGGgcgagaagccctacaagtgcccCTCCTGCGAGAAGGCCTTCAAGCAGCGCGAGCACCTCAACAAGCACCACAGCGTGCACGCCCGGGAGCAGCAGTACAAGTGCATGTGGTGCGGGGAGCGGTTCCTGGACTTGGGCCTGCTGCAGGAGCACAGTGTCCAGCACACGGCCGAGGGCGCCTACCAG GCTGACGTTGGATCCAGGTGA